Part of the Cloacibacterium caeni genome is shown below.
AATCTGGGAAAAAATCATCGTCATAATCTTTCATCAGAATTTTAGAAGTTTCGATAAGTAGGAAACCTAGATCTTCCACTTCAGATTCAGAAACATCCAGATTAGGAAGAGTGCCTTTTTTGTAAGTATCTACCCAATATTTGTCTATTCTAAAAGGATTTCCGCTTAAATAATAACACAAAAGTTGCTGAGTAGCTACGCAATGTGTAATATTCCAATAAATATTATTGTTAAAACCATCTGGAATGGTCAATAA
Proteins encoded:
- a CDS encoding DinB family protein — protein: MNTHFQNHRAVRKNLLNILQNTSHKDLLTIPDGFNNNIYWNITHCVATQQLLCYYLSGNPFRIDKYWVDTYKKGTLPNLDVSESEVEDLGFLLIETSKILMKDYDDDFFPDYTAYSTSFGIDLKNIQDAIIFNNMHESLHFGYAMAQKRALAGEQF